In Nitrosophilus alvini, the following are encoded in one genomic region:
- a CDS encoding GGDEF domain-containing protein, which produces MSFKPLLKISIFLIVYLILNILLFFYLSIDKKEKIDIYFQQKADILRSQFKATANAYNMLAGFLSEQINQNKDITSKVYRAYISEENIRDNIRKKLLKDLTPLYRLLKRYRFYYLTLYFPDGTVFLRLHQPYKYGDKIFKKNGIDSILQKKNSDTIEEKAGLKYIFPLYYKDKFIANLETYVSFNVLKQELSKLFGLEYEFIIKRDAISSGVFKLGKKLFIQSDFGREFFYEESSMKTDRRRVKNETIHKINLKIKNIAAQKMKEGKDFAVAVKAGDNYFIVTFITISSSFSKKDNKIGYLISYSKDTTFSVFESAFLHNLTMGNILIIVLLSFVFYIIHTKEKFQLLAVTDKLTGVYNRNKFYEVAQREMERSKRYKRPLSLIIMDIDYFKKINDTYGHDTGDYVLKTISKILKQGLRKSDYFFRWGGEEFIVLAPETTLYGAKQLAEKLRTMIENHKFDKIGRVTASFGVASYEMEKDADEIIKKADNALYTAKESGRNRVVLAE; this is translated from the coding sequence ATGAGTTTTAAACCTCTGTTAAAAATTTCTATCTTTCTTATTGTTTATCTTATTTTAAATATACTTCTATTTTTCTATCTTTCTATAGACAAAAAGGAAAAAATAGATATATATTTCCAGCAAAAAGCAGATATTCTACGCTCGCAGTTTAAAGCAACCGCAAATGCATACAATATGCTAGCGGGTTTTTTAAGTGAACAGATAAACCAAAACAAAGATATAACATCAAAAGTCTATCGTGCATATATTTCCGAAGAAAATATACGCGATAATATCAGAAAAAAACTCCTAAAAGACCTGACACCTCTTTACAGACTCCTAAAAAGATACAGATTTTATTATCTTACGCTATATTTTCCTGACGGAACGGTTTTTCTCAGACTTCACCAACCGTACAAATACGGCGACAAGATTTTCAAAAAAAACGGTATTGACTCTATTTTACAAAAAAAGAACAGTGATACGATTGAAGAAAAAGCCGGTCTTAAATATATTTTCCCCCTATACTATAAAGATAAATTTATCGCAAATCTTGAAACATATGTATCTTTTAATGTTTTAAAACAGGAGCTCTCAAAACTGTTCGGTTTGGAATATGAATTTATAATAAAAAGAGATGCAATCTCTTCCGGAGTATTTAAACTCGGAAAAAAACTCTTCATACAAAGCGATTTCGGAAGAGAGTTTTTTTATGAAGAGAGTTCGATGAAAACTGATAGGAGAAGAGTAAAAAATGAAACAATACACAAAATAAATCTAAAAATTAAAAACATTGCGGCTCAAAAAATGAAAGAAGGAAAAGATTTTGCAGTTGCCGTAAAAGCTGGAGACAACTATTTTATAGTAACATTTATAACTATATCTTCATCTTTTTCAAAGAAAGACAATAAAATCGGTTATCTGATATCCTATTCAAAAGACACAACCTTTTCCGTTTTTGAATCTGCATTTTTACATAATTTAACAATGGGAAATATCCTGATAATCGTCCTGCTCTCTTTTGTATTTTACATAATCCATACAAAGGAAAAATTTCAACTTCTTGCAGTCACTGATAAACTCACAGGAGTATATAATAGAAACAAATTTTATGAAGTTGCACAAAGAGAAATGGAGCGTTCAAAAAGATATAAAAGGCCTCTTTCATTGATTATTATGGATATAGACTATTTTAAAAAAATCAACGATACCTACGGTCATGATACAGGAGACTATGTATTAAAAACCATATCTAAAATATTAAAACAGGGGCTGAGAAAAAGTGACTACTTTTTCAGATGGGGTGGAGAAGAGTTTATTGTTTTGGCACCAGAAACAACTTTATATGGCGCAAAACAGCTTGCAGAAAAATTAAGAACTATGATAGAAAACCATAAATTTGACAAAATAGGAAGGGTTACGGCAAGCTTTGGTGTTGCTTCTTATGAGATGGAAAAAGATGCCGATGAAATAATAAAAAAAGCGGACAATGCTCTTTATACTGCAAAAGAGAGCGGAAGAAACAGGGTTGTTCTTGCAGAATAA
- a CDS encoding flagellar brake protein, with protein sequence MNDKPLSRFETLKLASENWIHTDLTSILIIIFFILAVIIIFVGGLLMQKFLKTKHIHNYFFKYAEDKGLTEKEAKILWDYSKRMGRDPLLVIEFKSPFEKVVDLYIHTHPNPDEKLVQDMRKKLGFNVIYNFIPLTLSKDIEMFQNGKMITGKKAYDVALYDKDEKHMYWLIIGLKSRSEIDENRPVKITFLRKGDAIYNLESPITEVLQEDNKIVVKLPHTFEMSRTQRREFPRIETDIPAMIGDIITVDGKEEIVWHIGRILDISVGGVKFCIPKDGSKEIKTGIGQNVLLKFELENNSYDLKASIENKDERKTAICLGLKFTDIKEKEKEKIFEYIQKEQKKLAQLARSQKQ encoded by the coding sequence GTGAATGATAAGCCCCTTTCAAGATTTGAGACATTGAAACTTGCTTCAGAAAACTGGATACATACTGATCTGACATCTATACTCATTATTATATTCTTTATTCTTGCAGTTATTATTATTTTTGTCGGTGGTTTGCTAATGCAGAAATTTTTGAAAACCAAACATATTCACAACTATTTTTTTAAATATGCCGAAGATAAAGGTCTAACGGAAAAAGAGGCGAAAATCTTATGGGATTATTCGAAAAGAATGGGTAGAGATCCTCTTTTGGTTATAGAATTCAAATCACCTTTTGAAAAAGTAGTGGATCTTTATATTCACACTCATCCAAATCCCGATGAAAAACTAGTGCAGGACATGAGAAAGAAGCTAGGATTTAATGTAATATATAACTTCATTCCGCTTACCCTTTCAAAAGATATAGAGATGTTTCAAAACGGCAAAATGATTACAGGCAAAAAAGCATATGACGTAGCTCTTTACGATAAAGACGAAAAGCATATGTATTGGCTTATCATCGGTCTAAAAAGCAGATCAGAAATAGATGAAAACAGACCGGTAAAAATAACTTTTTTAAGAAAAGGAGATGCGATATACAACCTTGAATCTCCAATAACTGAAGTTTTACAAGAAGACAACAAGATAGTTGTAAAACTACCCCACACTTTTGAGATGTCAAGAACACAAAGAAGAGAATTTCCAAGAATCGAAACCGACATACCCGCTATGATAGGAGATATCATTACGGTAGACGGCAAAGAAGAGATTGTCTGGCATATAGGCAGAATACTCGATATAAGTGTAGGAGGAGTAAAATTTTGTATTCCAAAAGATGGTTCAAAAGAGATAAAGACGGGAATCGGGCAAAATGTCTTGTTAAAATTTGAACTTGAAAACAACAGTTACGATCTAAAAGCAAGTATCGAAAACAAAGACGAAAGAAAAACAGCAATATGTCTTGGACTTAAATTTACGGATATAAAAGAAAAAGAAAAGGAGAAAATTTTCGAATATATCCAAAAAGAACAGAAAAAACTGGCACAACTTGCCAGGTCACAAAAGCAGTGA
- a CDS encoding 6-hydroxymethylpterin diphosphokinase MptE-like protein, with product MRAQYLKQFKKNMKHIKKNSPELYRKLTSTGYDEKWNIHIHEADGKLNLLLDGKPLYEIDIKEHSIINVENFVNRFLQKSKTHVDVFINTTEYFRESLHFKLLKKVDSLSFDKKFYTFEEGKDSEKVIHLLVVYGVGFGYHIKELLKKIKVRNIILADLDIELIRPSLYTMDWEEVFKDTNVTIAYGRDEKVLAKNIIKELKTINEVYAGMYYEYPLYESRVFKQVMQNIRYEEDEVIRGWGFFEDEIISLEHTYQNIEKKPPFYVRKKKIDKDTPVFIVGSGPSLDKDIETIKKYRDDVVIFSCGTALKPLVKNGLIPDYEFILERLKPPYDALLKTLSKEELKKLSIITVNLAYPGIYDLGGDKYMVLRVGDAGSFIFDEDYYYLVNTSPTVTNLAFSFALNMGFRQIYLFGVDLGYKDETKHHSKYSVYYADKEFKKEKADIYREVEGNFGGYVKTDRIFDATKTSLERNIRLYPDAYVYNASDGAKIEGAIPLKSNEIKLDRKYIKEKVKEIIESNFDRNFFHDKKNMENLRKKRDEVGKYFSDFIKEYKKTFMKKSQNIDEVYEKMEELYRILAEDIYEKSYSLWTLIRGTVYYALTIALVASLRVPEGKNRVEYFDEIFNEIGLFLEKGFKKYLEIVQKS from the coding sequence ATGCGGGCGCAATATTTGAAACAGTTTAAAAAGAATATGAAACATATCAAAAAAAACAGCCCTGAACTATATAGAAAGCTGACTTCGACCGGATATGATGAAAAATGGAATATCCATATTCATGAAGCAGACGGAAAACTCAATCTTTTACTTGACGGAAAACCTTTATATGAAATAGATATAAAAGAGCATAGTATTATAAATGTTGAGAATTTTGTAAACAGATTTTTGCAAAAATCGAAAACCCATGTAGATGTTTTTATTAATACAACCGAATATTTTAGGGAGTCTTTGCATTTTAAACTGTTAAAAAAAGTTGACAGCCTCTCTTTTGACAAAAAATTTTATACTTTTGAAGAGGGGAAAGATAGTGAAAAAGTTATTCATCTTCTCGTGGTTTATGGTGTTGGATTTGGATACCATATTAAAGAGTTGCTTAAAAAGATAAAGGTGAGAAATATTATTTTGGCGGACTTGGATATCGAACTTATCAGACCTTCTCTTTATACAATGGATTGGGAAGAGGTGTTTAAAGATACTAACGTAACCATAGCATACGGCAGGGATGAAAAAGTTCTTGCCAAAAATATTATAAAAGAGTTGAAAACAATAAACGAAGTATATGCCGGAATGTATTATGAGTATCCTCTTTATGAGAGCAGAGTTTTTAAGCAGGTGATGCAAAATATCAGATATGAAGAAGATGAGGTTATAAGAGGGTGGGGTTTTTTCGAGGATGAGATAATATCGCTTGAGCATACGTATCAAAATATTGAGAAAAAACCGCCTTTTTATGTTAGAAAAAAGAAAATAGATAAAGATACGCCGGTTTTTATTGTCGGTTCTGGGCCTTCTTTGGATAAAGATATCGAAACGATAAAAAAATACAGAGACGATGTAGTTATATTTTCATGTGGTACGGCTTTGAAGCCTTTGGTAAAAAACGGTCTCATTCCCGATTATGAATTTATTCTTGAGCGTCTTAAACCTCCTTATGATGCTCTTTTGAAAACACTTTCCAAAGAAGAGCTGAAAAAACTTTCTATCATAACAGTTAATCTTGCATATCCAGGTATATATGATCTTGGCGGGGATAAGTATATGGTTTTAAGAGTAGGAGATGCCGGCAGTTTTATATTTGACGAAGATTATTACTATCTTGTGAATACCTCTCCAACCGTCACAAACCTGGCTTTTTCATTTGCTCTGAATATGGGTTTCAGACAGATATATCTTTTTGGAGTAGATCTTGGTTATAAAGATGAAACAAAGCACCATTCTAAATATTCGGTTTATTATGCAGATAAAGAATTCAAAAAAGAGAAAGCCGATATATATAGGGAAGTTGAAGGAAATTTCGGTGGATACGTAAAAACAGACAGGATTTTTGACGCTACCAAAACTTCATTGGAAAGAAATATACGCCTCTATCCCGATGCCTATGTCTATAATGCGAGTGATGGTGCCAAAATTGAAGGTGCTATACCTCTTAAAAGTAATGAAATAAAGCTTGATCGCAAGTATATAAAGGAAAAAGTGAAAGAGATAATCGAATCAAATTTTGACAGAAATTTTTTCCATGATAAAAAAAATATGGAAAATCTGAGAAAAAAGAGAGACGAAGTAGGTAAATATTTTAGCGATTTTATAAAAGAGTATAAAAAAACATTTATGAAAAAGTCACAAAATATAGATGAAGTATATGAAAAAATGGAAGAACTCTATAGGATTTTGGCAGAGGATATTTATGAAAAAAGCTATTCGCTGTGGACTCTGATCAGAGGTACTGTCTATTATGCTTTAACTATAGCTCTTGTAGCATCGCTTAGGGTACCTGAGGGTAAAAATAGGGTAGAGTATTTTGATGAAATTTTTAATGAAATCGGTCTCTTTCTCGAGAAGGGTTTCAAAAAATATTTAGAAATTGTGCAAAAGAGCTAA
- the fliP gene encoding flagellar type III secretion system pore protein FliP (The bacterial flagellar biogenesis protein FliP forms a type III secretion system (T3SS)-type pore required for flagellar assembly.), producing MKNKIQKKTESLIQTKNHNFTLKLLFILSIFGFFSQISADVVEDTIAQLKNLDVSIKILFLITILSLAPAILITVTSFTRIVIVLSLLRHALGIPQSPPNQVIIALSLFLTIFIMKPVYEEINTNAIQPYIKKEINDMEAIEKAKDPIKKFMFQNTRKEDLKLFIDISKEKPENYLDLNLTTLMPAFLVSEIKVAFEVVFIIFLPFLVIDLLVASILMSMGMMMIPPMMISLPFKLILFILADGWELLIKALIESYK from the coding sequence ATGAAAAACAAGATACAGAAGAAAACAGAGAGTTTGATACAGACAAAAAATCATAATTTTACACTGAAACTCCTCTTTATTCTTTCTATTTTCGGTTTTTTTTCTCAGATCAGTGCAGATGTTGTAGAAGATACGATTGCACAGCTAAAAAACCTTGATGTTTCTATAAAAATCCTTTTTCTTATTACAATACTTAGCCTTGCACCGGCAATACTTATAACGGTAACCTCTTTTACAAGAATAGTTATAGTCCTGTCTCTTTTGCGCCATGCTCTTGGTATTCCACAATCGCCGCCAAATCAGGTGATAATAGCCCTCTCTTTGTTCCTGACTATTTTTATTATGAAACCTGTATATGAAGAGATAAATACCAATGCTATACAGCCATATATAAAAAAAGAGATAAATGATATGGAAGCGATAGAAAAAGCAAAAGATCCTATTAAAAAATTTATGTTTCAAAATACCAGAAAAGAGGATTTGAAACTTTTTATTGACATATCGAAAGAGAAACCAGAAAACTATTTAGACCTGAACCTGACTACATTAATGCCGGCTTTCCTTGTAAGTGAAATAAAAGTTGCTTTTGAAGTGGTTTTTATTATATTTTTGCCTTTTTTGGTTATCGATCTTTTAGTAGCTAGTATTTTGATGTCTATGGGTATGATGATGATTCCGCCTATGATGATATCTTTGCCGTTTAAACTTATACTTTTTATACTTGCTGACGGGTGGGAACTTCTTATAAAAGCATTGATAGAGAGTTACAAATGA
- a CDS encoding flagellar biosynthetic protein FliR: MNLITPDDALLIGLIFTRVVAMMLSFPLLNTTMIPTNIRILLVVAIAFYIKTLLNMSVNIEEYDFLVLFLLVLKELFIGFSLGLLVNIFISAFSYAAEIISYFMGLTIVNIFDPAFGQISILNKFFILLFYLMFFITQSHHYVIGSMVMSFDLIDPVSLHINEGIWKFIIEKSSIIFMLGFQIAFPFALILFILNIALALINRLIPQINVFIVGLPMQIFAGLAAMAFGSSVIVYMSVTILQRLGEDYVGIIKNIGF; encoded by the coding sequence ATGAATCTCATTACTCCTGATGATGCGCTTTTAATTGGACTTATATTTACAAGAGTTGTTGCTATGATGCTCAGTTTTCCTCTTTTAAATACTACAATGATTCCTACAAATATAAGAATTCTTCTTGTTGTGGCAATAGCTTTTTATATCAAAACTCTTTTAAATATGAGTGTAAATATAGAAGAATATGATTTTCTGGTACTTTTTTTACTAGTGTTAAAAGAGCTTTTTATAGGATTTTCTTTGGGACTTTTAGTAAATATTTTTATTTCGGCTTTTTCCTATGCCGCGGAGATAATCAGTTATTTTATGGGTCTTACGATAGTAAATATTTTTGATCCGGCATTTGGTCAAATATCTATTTTAAATAAATTCTTCATCCTGCTTTTTTATCTAATGTTCTTTATTACGCAGAGCCATCATTATGTGATAGGTTCTATGGTTATGAGTTTTGATCTGATTGATCCAGTATCTTTACATATCAATGAAGGTATTTGGAAATTTATTATAGAAAAATCATCCATAATTTTTATGCTCGGATTTCAGATAGCATTTCCTTTTGCTTTGATACTTTTTATTTTAAATATCGCACTGGCTCTTATCAATAGACTTATACCACAAATAAACGTTTTTATAGTGGGGCTTCCTATGCAGATATTTGCAGGACTGGCGGCTATGGCTTTTGGAAGCTCGGTTATTGTCTATATGTCTGTAACGATACTTCAAAGACTCGGTGAAGACTATGTTGGTATAATTAAAAATATCGGATTTTAA
- the fliQ gene encoding flagellar biosynthesis protein FliQ, whose amino-acid sequence MSIDQAITLIEQMLKTALMVGGPVLMTAFVVGVLISIFQAATQIQEMTITFIPKIVATVVAMIVFGSWMFMLLSEYIKETFQNLARILQ is encoded by the coding sequence ATGAGTATTGACCAGGCAATAACGTTGATAGAACAGATGCTGAAAACCGCTCTTATGGTCGGTGGACCTGTACTCATGACTGCTTTTGTTGTTGGAGTTTTGATAAGTATCTTTCAGGCTGCCACACAGATACAGGAGATGACCATAACATTTATACCTAAAATTGTTGCGACAGTTGTTGCTATGATTGTTTTCGGTTCATGGATGTTTATGCTTTTGAGTGAATATATCAAAGAGACTTTTCAAAATCTTGCCAGAATATTGCAATGA
- the flhB gene encoding flagellar biosynthesis protein FlhB: protein MAKDPSKTEKATPRRREKAREEGQVAKSQDIPISASLLVVSLLLIFYIPYAYEKLFELFRYVFANPLHLIVSTNKMTLTEILKIMGILIFPVFLALFVTGFVSNIAQFGFLFTLKPMVPKPDKINPISGLQRLVSLKTLFELVKNLLKLSVAVIISYFLVKFLLADVFRFYSVSVNQEAYFLVKYTLIMILAFAILSIPIAVIDYMFRKHEYEENIKMSKHEIKEEHKLYEGNPQIKSAIKRKQREMSMMRMMAEVAKADVVITNPEHYAVALQYKRGQMQAPKVIAKGKDRVALKIKEVAIEHKIPIEENPPLARSLYSTCEIGDFVPENLYQAIAKILAKIYRKKGVV from the coding sequence ATGGCTAAAGATCCAAGTAAAACCGAAAAAGCCACTCCCCGGCGCCGGGAAAAGGCGCGTGAAGAAGGGCAGGTGGCTAAAAGTCAGGATATACCTATTTCTGCATCTTTACTTGTAGTCTCTTTGCTGTTGATTTTTTATATTCCCTATGCATATGAAAAGCTGTTTGAACTTTTCAGATATGTTTTTGCAAATCCTCTCCATCTTATAGTCAGTACAAATAAAATGACCCTTACGGAAATATTGAAAATTATGGGTATACTGATTTTTCCTGTGTTTTTGGCACTGTTTGTAACAGGATTTGTTTCAAATATTGCTCAATTCGGTTTTCTTTTTACACTGAAGCCGATGGTGCCTAAACCCGACAAAATAAATCCTATATCAGGGCTGCAGAGGCTCGTATCACTCAAGACACTTTTTGAACTTGTAAAGAATTTGCTAAAACTTTCGGTTGCTGTAATTATCTCATATTTTCTTGTGAAGTTTTTGTTGGCAGATGTATTTAGATTCTATTCCGTTTCTGTCAACCAGGAGGCATATTTTCTTGTCAAATATACGCTTATTATGATACTCGCTTTTGCAATACTCTCAATTCCCATTGCCGTTATAGATTATATGTTCAGAAAACATGAATATGAAGAGAATATAAAAATGAGCAAACATGAAATAAAAGAGGAACACAAACTTTACGAAGGAAATCCCCAGATAAAATCCGCGATAAAAAGAAAGCAACGAGAGATGAGCATGATGCGTATGATGGCAGAGGTTGCCAAAGCGGATGTTGTCATTACCAACCCTGAGCACTATGCTGTTGCACTCCAATACAAAAGAGGTCAGATGCAGGCTCCAAAAGTTATAGCAAAAGGAAAAGATAGAGTAGCTCTTAAAATTAAAGAAGTGGCAATAGAACACAAAATCCCTATAGAAGAAAATCCGCCATTGGCAAGGTCACTATATTCTACCTGTGAAATAGGAGATTTTGTTCCGGAAAATCTTTATCAGGCAATTGCAAAAATTTTGGCAAAAATATACAGAAAAAAAGGTGTTGTATAA
- a CDS encoding flagellin: MALRINYNFQSDFTHANMLKTEQAMNKSMERLATGFRVNRAADDAAGLYIADQLKTYAVSLDQGTRNAQDGVSIAQIAQGSLSEVYNILNDVKAKAIQAGNTTDANSRGSLQEDINKLVDVISKIFSDTEFNGTSLFDAAATGTFTIQYGGRTGQTLSLKQALATASAGANSGAASSVTIGATAYTINVTTSTDAQLAIRDVDSLIKAVDKLASNYGSKQIELEKIISNNETQRVNTSDAEGRIRNVDFAKEMSEFTKNNILMQSGMSMLAQANQQSQLVLQLLR; the protein is encoded by the coding sequence ATGGCACTACGAATCAACTACAACTTTCAGTCTGATTTCACTCATGCGAATATGCTAAAGACTGAACAGGCAATGAACAAAAGTATGGAGAGATTGGCAACAGGCTTTAGAGTCAACAGGGCAGCAGACGATGCAGCCGGCCTTTATATAGCCGACCAGCTCAAAACTTACGCTGTTTCCCTTGATCAGGGTACAAGAAACGCGCAGGATGGTGTGAGTATCGCTCAAATTGCACAGGGCTCTTTGAGTGAAGTATATAACATCTTGAATGATGTTAAAGCCAAAGCCATCCAAGCCGGTAACACTACAGACGCAAATTCCAGGGGTAGTTTGCAAGAAGACATCAACAAACTTGTGGATGTTATAAGCAAAATTTTCAGTGATACTGAATTTAATGGGACAAGCCTGTTTGATGCAGCTGCTACTGGTACATTTACTATTCAGTATGGCGGTAGAACAGGACAGACACTAAGTCTTAAGCAAGCATTGGCGACTGCATCTGCAGGTGCTAATTCAGGTGCAGCTTCTTCTGTTACTATAGGAGCAACTGCATATACAATAAATGTTACAACTTCTACAGATGCACAACTTGCTATCAGAGATGTAGATAGCCTTATCAAAGCGGTTGACAAACTTGCTTCTAACTATGGTTCAAAGCAGATAGAGCTTGAAAAGATTATCTCAAACAACGAAACTCAAAGAGTTAATACTTCCGATGCGGAAGGAAGAATCAGAAACGTTGACTTTGCAAAAGAGATGAGTGAATTTACCAAAAACAACATCTTGATGCAGTCTGGTATGAGTATGCTGGCTCAGGCCAATCAACAGTCTCAGTTGGTACTCCAGCTTCTAAGAT
- a CDS encoding tetratricopeptide repeat protein, protein MKKISLCVINSISESEENSRCKESILQNLENIYEVISLNPLDIPKNIVLKTESKNEADIRNEMIRTSKGDYLLWIDNATQFEDSTIEEYIEILEEKDTDIIYPNEIIINSRKEERVVNHSSWEEKESELLQTLNIENEIPKWGVMTKKEIFDRYGFFEKDYDEFSFYAFLYKNIKNLRLSLSELSFVTNYAYETFTDTSLNSKLLREILNKYDIKEDIFVHLNWKNENIAYATVYTLIGDKLSEFKDFFNASEFYRKALLSFHNKESLKKLIDAYYNMGLFDEAKKLLEKQGLDSQESHNIKEKIESTEKLVKELENLVEQGKASDVLHTLNDILSVYKGAPIYNIFGIIFFIKQDLDTAFRFFYTAATLNPIDRDILYNIADIAKKIKREEEVSSLYYRLTK, encoded by the coding sequence ATGAAAAAAATTTCCCTCTGCGTAATAAATAGTATATCTGAGAGTGAAGAAAATAGCAGATGCAAAGAGTCTATTCTTCAAAACCTGGAAAACATCTATGAAGTGATATCATTAAATCCTCTCGATATACCAAAAAACATAGTCTTGAAAACAGAAAGCAAAAACGAAGCAGATATAAGAAACGAAATGATCAGAACCTCAAAAGGCGACTATCTACTCTGGATCGATAACGCCACACAGTTTGAAGACTCTACTATAGAAGAGTATATCGAAATACTTGAAGAGAAAGATACCGATATCATCTATCCAAACGAAATAATAATAAATTCCCGAAAAGAAGAGAGAGTTGTAAATCACAGCAGCTGGGAAGAGAAAGAGTCTGAACTGTTACAGACACTCAATATCGAAAACGAAATTCCAAAATGGGGAGTAATGACAAAAAAAGAGATTTTTGACAGATACGGATTTTTCGAAAAAGATTACGACGAATTTTCATTCTATGCGTTTTTATACAAAAATATAAAAAATCTCCGACTCTCTCTATCGGAGCTAAGTTTCGTAACAAACTACGCTTATGAAACATTCACCGACACAAGCCTTAACAGCAAACTTCTGAGAGAAATTTTAAACAAATACGATATTAAAGAGGATATTTTTGTGCACCTGAACTGGAAAAACGAAAATATCGCATACGCTACGGTATACACTCTTATAGGAGACAAACTATCTGAATTCAAGGACTTTTTCAACGCTTCCGAATTTTACAGAAAAGCACTTTTGAGTTTCCACAACAAAGAGAGTCTAAAAAAACTTATAGATGCTTACTACAATATGGGCCTTTTCGACGAGGCAAAAAAACTTCTTGAAAAACAGGGCCTCGATTCACAGGAAAGTCATAATATCAAAGAAAAGATAGAAAGTACCGAAAAACTTGTAAAAGAGCTTGAAAATCTTGTTGAACAAGGAAAAGCATCTGATGTACTACATACGTTAAATGATATATTGTCTGTTTATAAAGGCGCGCCTATTTATAATATATTTGGAATAATCTTTTTTATAAAACAGGATTTGGATACAGCTTTTCGTTTTTTTTATACTGCAGCAACACTAAATCCCATAGACAGAGATATTTTGTATAATATAGCTGATATAGCAAAAAAAATTAAAAGAGAAGAAGAAGTATCAAGCCTTTACTACAGACTGACAAAATAA